Genomic segment of Rhodospirillaceae bacterium:
AAGCCTTCCTCCCGGCAGCGCTGCTGGTGGGCCGCGGCCAGATTCTCGCGCAGGCCGACCATCCGGCGCGCGCCGATCGCCTCGCAGCGCGCCCGTTCCACGCAATCGTAGACCTGCCGGGCCACGTCGGTGCGCGGCATGCGGCGGATGTGGGTCTCTTCGTCGTGATAGCGCAGCCGCAGGGCGATCGAATCGCTGTGGCCGCGCATTTCCGAGACGTCGATATAGTTCAGGTCGCGCGGCGGCGGCGCCAGGCGCACCTGGTGGCCGGACGCCTGCGGTCCGTCCTGCGCAAAGGTGACGTTGAGCTCCGGTTCCCGGGAAATGGCGCGCATCGCCGCGCCGGTTACCTGGAGCAGGACGTCAAGCGGTTCGTTCGGATCTCGCACGGCTTCCGGCTCGCATCCCGGCTGTCTAGGCCAGCCCCGCCTTGACCGCGCTCTCCGGCAGTTCCGAGCCGAAGCAGCGCTGGTAGTATTCCGCGATAGTCGGGCGCTCGACCTCGTCGCACTTGTTGAGGAATGTCACCCGGAAGGCATAGCCCAGGTCGCCGAAGATGGTGGCGTTCTGCGCCCACATGATGACCGTCCGCGGCGACATCACGGTCGAGATGTCCCCGGCCATGAAGCCGGAGCGGCTGAGGTCGGCGACCGCCACCATCGCGCCGATCTTCTCCCTGCCCTCCTTCGTGTCGTACTCCGGCGCCTTGGCGAGGACGATCTTCACCTCCGCCTCGTGCTCCAGGTAGTTCAGCGTGCCGACGATCGACCAGCGGTCCATCTGGCCCTGGTTGATCTGCTGGGTGCCGTGATACAGGCCGGTCGTGTCGCCGAGGCCGACCGTGTTCGAGGTCGAGAACAGGCGGAACGAGCGGTGCGGGCGGATCACCCGGCTCTGGTCGAGCAGGGTCAGCTTGCCCTCGACCTCCAGCACCCGCTGGATCACGAACATGACGTCCGGCCGGCCGGCGTCGTATTCGTCGAACACCAGAGCGGTCGGCCGCTGGATCGCCCAGGGCAGGATCCCTTCGCGGAACTCCGTGATCTGCTTGCCGTCGCGCAGCACGATGGCATCCTTGCCGACGAGGTCGATCCGGCTGATGTGGCTATCCAGGTTGATGCGGATGCACGGCCAGTTGAGGCGCGCCGCGACCTGCTCGATATGGGTCGACTTGCCGGTGCCGTGATAGCCCTGGATCATGACCCGCCGGTTGTGCGCGAAGCCGGCGAGGATCGCGAGCGTCGTCTCGTAATCGAAATAGTAGGCGGGGTCGATGTCCGGGACGTGGGAATCCTGCTGGCTGAACGCCGGCACCTCCCAGTCGATGTCGAGTCCGAAGGTCTGCCGGACATGCACCTTGATGTCCGGGTCGGAAACGACGATCTCGCTCATCGGCGCGGCGTCGGCCGTGCTGGCGGGGGCGTTGCTCACTGTTTCGCCTTTCGTTGGTGGCGTCGGCTCCGGCCGGGGCGGCGGGGCGGTCGTCAGCGGCCGCGCGGCGCGCCCAGGCTGTTCTTCAGAACCGTATAGGCCTCGTTGATGGCCTTCAGCCGGTTTTCCGCGGCCGCGTCGCCATCGTTCGCGTCGGGGTGATATTTCTTGGCGAGCGCCTTGTAGCGCGCCTTCACCTCTGTCATATCGGCCGCGCCGGTCAACTGCAAGGTCTCGAGCGCGCGCTGTTCTGCCGTACCCCGGGCGCGGCGCGCGGCGGCGGATCCCGCCCTGCGCCGGCCGTTCGGGCCGATAAATCCGGCCGTTTCGCCCAGCGTGGCGTCGACGGCGTCGAACCCGTCCGCCATGCGTCCGACGCGCATGCCGAGCGGCCAGGTCGGCCGGCGGCCCAGGGTATCGCGCTGGATTTCGCGCTCGATCTGCTCCTCGCTCAGGCCTTTGTAATAGTTCCACGCCTTGTTGTATTCGGCGGCGTGCGGGAAGCAGAACCAGTAGTAGTCGTCGAGCGCGGCCGGCGATTTGGGCGCCCGGTGCCCGGCGGCCTCGGTACAGGTCGGGTGGTCGCAGATCCTGCCCGGCGCCGGTTTCCGCAAACCGAGCGATTCGCCGAGATTGTCGAAGGTTTCGAGCGGGATTTTGCGCATGCTGCACTATGGCGCGCAGCTTCGCCCGGCACAAGGAGAGGAAGGCCGCGGCCCGGCGGCGGCGCGGTCAGGCCCCGGTCGCGGTGAGGGTTTCCCTTCGATCCGACCAGGCGACGATGGCGACGCCGCCGGCAATCAGCGTGAGGCCGAGCAGCAATGAAACGGTCACGGGTTCGTCCAGTATCAGGGCGCTCAGCAGCAGCCCGCCAGCCGGGACTCCGAGCATGGCAAGCGAGGTCGTGACCGCCGGCAGCGCCCGGTTTATCGAAATGACGGCCCAGACCGCGAGCGCCGTCGCCAGCGACCCGTTGTAGAGCAGGACCAGAACGGAGCCGGCGTTCCACTCGATCGCGGCGCCGCTGTCGCCCGCCAGGGCGATGACCAGCCCGATCACCGCGGCGATCAGCAACTGCCACGGCACGGCGTCCATCGGCGTGCAGCGCCAGACATGGCGCTTGACGACAACGATTCCCGTCGCCCAGCACAGTGCGCTGGCAAGCAGCATTGCGTTGCCGATCACGACCCGGACATCGGACCAGTCGAAGGACATGGGATTGAACAGCACCGCGAGGCCCGCCAGGCCCGCCAGCAGGCCGAGCGCGCGCAGCGCGGTCAGCCGTTCGCCGAGAAACAGGATGGCGCCGGGCACGACCCAGATCGGCGTCGTATAGGCCAGCAGGGCGGCGCGGCCCGCCGGTACGAATTGCAGGCCCCAGTGAACCAGGGTCATGAACAGTCCGATCTGGATCGTCCCGACGACCGCGATCATCGGCCAGTCGTGGCGCGGCGGGACCCTGAGGCGTCCCAGCAGCGCAAGCAGGATGAACAGCGTCGCCGCGCCCAGCCCGAGGCGCAGGAAGGTGAACCAGAAGGGCGGCAGCCAGACCAGGCCGATCTTCATTATCGGCCAGTTGACGCCCCAGAAACACACGACCACGCCGAGCAGGCCATAGGCGGCGGCCGCCGAATGGGGGGCCGGCCGGTCGGCCGGCGGAGTGTCAGCAGGGTCGGTCATATAACGGGGCAGGGAAGCGGCGGGCGGGCCGCGGTGAATGGACGGGGCGAACGGAACGTCTTGACCGGGCGGCCGGACAGGCGCCACTTGTGCCGCTGTGGCGGTGCCGCCGTCCACAACCTGTTTGTCTCAAGCGGAGGATCCGCCGATGAGCGTCGCCGAGAGGATCCGCGCCAAGCTCGCCGAAACCTTTGCGCCGGCCGCGCTCGACGTGGTCGACGAATCGCATATGCACAGGGGCCATGTCGGGGCGCGCCCGGGCGGGGAGACGCATTTCCGCGTTTTCATGACCGCGGCGGCCTTCGACGGCCTGAGCCGGGTCGAACGGCAGCGCCGGGTCTACGACGCGCTGGCGGAGGAACTGGCCGGACCGGTCCACGCGCTGGCGCTCAAGCTGGACGCGCCGGCCCCTCCGAACCCCAAGTAGCCCCTGACGTTCCTCACTCCGGCAAAAAAGGATTGTCCGTATTGCTGTGTGGTGCCGGACGACTCTGGACCCCGGATTTCCGCTTCGCTCCATCCGGGGTGGCACTGAGGAATAGGTAACGGCGGCGGCAATCGGAACGACAGTGGGCCGCAAATCTATAGTCTCGGATATAGTCCCAAAAAAGGGGCGGCCGTGAGGCCGCCCTTGGAGTCGCTGATGAGGAGTGACGGAAAAAACGCCCTGTGGGCGTTGGTTCCAACGGCGATCTGTCCATAGACAAAATCACCAAACTAATGAGACTGAATGAGTGTTCATTCAGGCCCGACTGGTGATTTATACAGATTTTCAAAACGTTGTCAAACAAAAATGAGTAAAACTTGAATTAAATTATCTAACTCATTGAGAAATCTTGAATATTTTAACAATCTATTTTGCGGAATGGACGAAATCATTCCGTCGGACCGTGCAGTTCCGCCCAATTTCCCGCGTCACCGCTCGACCTGGAATCCTCCGGAAAGCCACGGTCCGCGCGGCGCCGTAGAGCCGGCGCGGCAGCAAGGCCATGCGTTTCGGCGGCGTCGGGCGGTCAGGCGCCGGTGTAGAATTCCGGGAAGCGTTCCCTGACGATCGGGCCGTCGCTCGCCATCGCGTGACAGGTGTCGACCACGAGCGGCTTGCGCCGGGGCTTGTCCGGATCCGGCTTCCGGCGGCCCTTCACCCGGCTTTTCGCGACGTGGGTCTGGAAGGCCACGGTGCCGAGCTGGGCCAGCATCTCGACGAGATGGGTGCAGCCCTTGCGCCCGCCGACCCGCTGCCGGACCTCGCGCATCCAGCCGACGCCGATCCGGATGCCGGCCAGCGCGGCAAACGACGGAGTGATGTCCGGGCAGACCGCGTAGGGGTGGAGATCGGTCGCAGCCTCGCAGGCCTGGATGACGAGACCGTCGTCGACCGTCAGCCTGATCCACATGTCATGGACCGGCGTCTCCGGCTCGACCCAGCCGCGGAAGCCGCCGTCGTAGCCGTAGCTCTTGTTGTCGGTGAGATGGCCCTCGATATCCCACAGCCCGTCGTCGCGGATATAGCCGCGCATCTCGATCGCGCGGGTATGGAGCAGCTCGCGGGAGGCGGGTTCGGAAAGCGGCATGGCGGGCTCCGGAGGATTGCGGGCGGGAAGGTCGCCTTTTGTGCGCCCGTTGTGCGACAGGGCCCCACCGGCCGTCACGGTAGAGTTTGTCGCGACCGGCGGCCCGGCGGGGCCGATGGCGCCGCCTGCACGCGCCGTAGCCCGCCATCCTGCCCCGGATTTCCGGGGCGCCGTGGGAATTTCCCGTCAATCTCCCCAATATTGGGGAGATACAAATGCTGCGCGACCGCCTAGGATTCCATACCCGAACCGGTGCCGCGCATGGCGGTTCTCCGGCTGCGGGCGGGCAGCAGCAATGTCGAAAGTCGCAGAGACAATACGGAATCAGGGAAGGCGTCCAGCGCCGGCGCGAACGGCGGGCACAGGGCCGGTACGGCGCCGGCAACCGGCGACGCCCCGATGATCGTCGAAGGTTCGTTCGAGCGCATCCTCGCCGCGCTGCACAAGGCGGCCCTCGACCCCGCCGACTGGTCGGGCGCCGCCGCGCTGATCGACGAAGCCCTCGGCACGCATGGCAGCACCCTGGCGTGCGGCGACGGGGAGACGGACGAGGACTTCCGGCTCTACCTGATGTGGACCTGTCTGCGCGGACAACGGCGCCGGGACTTGGAGCGCCTCTGGATGGAAACCTACCTCCCCGTGGATGAAGGGGTGCCCCGCCTGCGGCGCCTCCCCTTCAACCGGCTGATCCCCGTCACCGAGCTCTACACCGACGAAGAGCGCAAGACCTCGGAGGCCTACAACGCCCTGCGGACCTTCGCCCATGCCGGGAACGGGATCGACGTGCGCCTGGACGGGCCCGGCGGCTCGCGCATCATGTGGCAGGTCAACGACCCGGTGGACGGGGAGGGCTGGTCGTCCGCGCAGCTCGATGCGGTCCGGATGCTCCTGCCCCATATCCGCCAGACCGTGCACGTCCGGCAGACCCTGGCCGGCGCGGGCGCCCTGGGCGCCACGCTGACGGAGTTGCTCGAGGCCGGCGGCCTCGGCGTCGTCCAGCTCGACGCGCGCGGGCGGATCGTGGCGGCGAACGACCGCGCCCGCGATCTGCTGCGGTCCGGCGACGGTCTGTTCGACATAGACGGGTTCCTGTTCGCCCGCACGCGGCGGAACAATGACGGTCTCCAGAAAATCCTGGGCCGCGCCCTGCCGCCGCTCGGAGTTCGTGGCGCCGGCGGCTTGACGATCGTGAGACGCCCGGGCGCGCTGCCGCCGCTGGTGCTGCACGCGATTCCGGTGGACCGGCAGGAGACGGACCACCCGGCGTGGCCGGTTGCGGCGCTGGTCCTGATCGTCGACCCGGCCGGCGGGGCCGGTGTCGATCCCGCCGCGGCCGCAGCTGCCCTCGGCCTCACGCGGACGGAGAGCCGGGTGGCGGTTCTGCTGGCCCGGGGCATGAGCGTCAAAGAGATCGCCAAGGCGACCGGCCGCAAGGAAAGCACGATCCGCACGCATGTGAAGCACATGTTCGCCAAGCACGGCCTCTCGCGGCAGGCGGACCTGGTGCGTCTGGTGCAGTCCCTGGCCGGCGCCCGGGACGTTCGCGGCTGAAGACGGACACCGGAAAGCGCCCGGATTTTGAATGAATGTTCAATTTTTTTCTTTTACTTTTTTTGTGCGTCCGGCAGCCCTAACCCTTTGGAATCGTTGGAAAGACGCCGTTCGGGAGGGCAAGAAAATAAT
This window contains:
- the cobS gene encoding cobaltochelatase subunit CobS, yielding MSEIVVSDPDIKVHVRQTFGLDIDWEVPAFSQQDSHVPDIDPAYYFDYETTLAILAGFAHNRRVMIQGYHGTGKSTHIEQVAARLNWPCIRINLDSHISRIDLVGKDAIVLRDGKQITEFREGILPWAIQRPTALVFDEYDAGRPDVMFVIQRVLEVEGKLTLLDQSRVIRPHRSFRLFSTSNTVGLGDTTGLYHGTQQINQGQMDRWSIVGTLNYLEHEAEVKIVLAKAPEYDTKEGREKIGAMVAVADLSRSGFMAGDISTVMSPRTVIMWAQNATIFGDLGYAFRVTFLNKCDEVERPTIAEYYQRCFGSELPESAVKAGLA
- a CDS encoding DnaJ domain-containing protein, producing MRKIPLETFDNLGESLGLRKPAPGRICDHPTCTEAAGHRAPKSPAALDDYYWFCFPHAAEYNKAWNYYKGLSEEQIEREIQRDTLGRRPTWPLGMRVGRMADGFDAVDATLGETAGFIGPNGRRRAGSAAARRARGTAEQRALETLQLTGAADMTEVKARYKALAKKYHPDANDGDAAAENRLKAINEAYTVLKNSLGAPRGR
- a CDS encoding DMT family transporter, with product MTDPADTPPADRPAPHSAAAAYGLLGVVVCFWGVNWPIMKIGLVWLPPFWFTFLRLGLGAATLFILLALLGRLRVPPRHDWPMIAVVGTIQIGLFMTLVHWGLQFVPAGRAALLAYTTPIWVVPGAILFLGERLTALRALGLLAGLAGLAVLFNPMSFDWSDVRVVIGNAMLLASALCWATGIVVVKRHVWRCTPMDAVPWQLLIAAVIGLVIALAGDSGAAIEWNAGSVLVLLYNGSLATALAVWAVISINRALPAVTTSLAMLGVPAGGLLLSALILDEPVTVSLLLGLTLIAGGVAIVAWSDRRETLTATGA
- a CDS encoding BolA family transcriptional regulator; amino-acid sequence: MSVAERIRAKLAETFAPAALDVVDESHMHRGHVGARPGGETHFRVFMTAAAFDGLSRVERQRRVYDALAEELAGPVHALALKLDAPAPPNPK
- a CDS encoding DUF2889 domain-containing protein — protein: MPLSEPASRELLHTRAIEMRGYIRDDGLWDIEGHLTDNKSYGYDGGFRGWVEPETPVHDMWIRLTVDDGLVIQACEAATDLHPYAVCPDITPSFAALAGIRIGVGWMREVRQRVGGRKGCTHLVEMLAQLGTVAFQTHVAKSRVKGRRKPDPDKPRRKPLVVDTCHAMASDGPIVRERFPEFYTGA
- a CDS encoding helix-turn-helix transcriptional regulator → MIVEGSFERILAALHKAALDPADWSGAAALIDEALGTHGSTLACGDGETDEDFRLYLMWTCLRGQRRRDLERLWMETYLPVDEGVPRLRRLPFNRLIPVTELYTDEERKTSEAYNALRTFAHAGNGIDVRLDGPGGSRIMWQVNDPVDGEGWSSAQLDAVRMLLPHIRQTVHVRQTLAGAGALGATLTELLEAGGLGVVQLDARGRIVAANDRARDLLRSGDGLFDIDGFLFARTRRNNDGLQKILGRALPPLGVRGAGGLTIVRRPGALPPLVLHAIPVDRQETDHPAWPVAALVLIVDPAGGAGVDPAAAAAALGLTRTESRVAVLLARGMSVKEIAKATGRKESTIRTHVKHMFAKHGLSRQADLVRLVQSLAGARDVRG